The window CAGGTTTTTTCTGAGACTGCACCTAAAGGTAAATTTGTTGGGCTGTAAGTcatgtgtttctttaaaaattctggataatataaatgttttctaaaattgtttACCAAAGTTTACCaaagtttagttttttaaaaactatgttggCCTCTCAAAACTTTTATTAGCCTATAAAATGTAATGTTTAGAGTTATCGTTTCCTTGGAAATCAATAGGATCTCTGCTGGAAAAAGTTCATTTGCATGGTTTTAAACAAGAATCATTTGTATTGTTATGTTTCCTACAAATTACTAAACTAATCCATTTTTATCACTACCGGTTTCCAACAAGGGCAAATTTTTCCGAGTTGTGGAATAGCTTGGTCAATGAAAAGTCAACCGAAGGTGCATATCCCAATAGAATCACATAATCTCTGGAGGATCTACTAGCCAGGGATCTGCAAACTACAACCAGTCAGCTAAATCCAATAGAGGTCAGTGGCCCATTTCCGAGCCTACAAGTTAAAAATGATCTTACATTTTTAAGAACAAACAGacattaaaatgaagaataaatagaaaCGACCACAGCACAGGAGATGTGCAGTCTCATTAATTAATAAGTAAATGCCAGCTAAAACTCCAAATAAAACCAAGTCTTACTCACCTGACTTCTTATACACCACTAATAGAAATATCAATTTAGACACTAATCAGTGCATGAAGTCTACTAAGCCTTGTGCACCACATTAATTTGCTGTAAATAGAATGTTTTAAACAATAGTAGTGGGTAATAATAAAACACAATGacattaattttagaaaagagTATCAATTTGTACAATCtgccagaagaggaaaaaaaagtgtccTTGTAAAGAACAAAACCAATTATTGGCTGTCTTTTCAGTAGAATTCTGGCCATTTATTATCTGTATCAAGccagataataaatgttttaggctTTAAGGATGATTTAAGTCTCTGTTGCAtattcttttcttgcctttttttttacaATGCTTTTTTaaggatatatctatatatttataccaatgcctatctgtctatctatctataggaCTGTAGATGGGTCTTTTAAGGTTGtgttttctcatgtttttctcttgtaaaaacgcaattaattttttaatattgatcTTTTATCCAACAATCATATTACTGTCTTATAAATATGAGTAATATTTTGTAGATTACTTTGGTTTTTCAGTATTGATGATCATACTACATAATTTACCAATATTTAattagttatttcttcttttctattgacttctcttcatctctccttccttttcctctctctctctctctctcttttccaacTACACCATCCAGGCCTTCTAACACAATACTTACTACTGAactcatatttaattttaatttgaaggTAAAAGAAAACTATCTCTGGTCATTTTTATGTACTACTGCATTCAGTTTACTTTCTTAggatttgttgttttctttttctaactttctaAGTTATATGCTCACCTCATTAAATTTTAGCTTTTTcactccaaaataaaattatttaaggcTACAAATTTTCTGCTATTGATAGATACCTCAATTGACATATattgataagaaatatttttattgcattcaGTTATAGGTTTCTTCACTTCCGTTATGATTTGCTCTTGCTCTttgatttatgtgtgtgtgtgtgtttcctttctttctttcttttttttttgagacagagtctcactctgtcacccaggctggagtgcagtggcatgacctcagctcactgcaatctccgcttcccacattcaagcgattctcctacctcagcctcctgagtagctgggattacaagcacgtgccacgaCACCcatcagatttttgtatttttagcagaggggaggtttctccatgttggccaggctggtctcgaactcctgacctcaagtgatcctcccgcctcagcttcccaaagtgctgggattacaggcatgagttaccacacctggccaatttatgtgttattttaagGTGTTTGTGTGCATTGTTTAACAATTTCTAGATATATAtgtggttttatatttatttaatcatgttAAGGTCCAAAAATGTGTTATGAAAAGTCTTTGAGATTCACTGTAGCTTATTTAATAGTTTGGCATATAATCaatgtttataaatattccaTAGGTGCTTAAAAAAATATACAGTCTCCAATTCttgggtgaaatgttctatatatttctattggattatcttttaatattgttatccagatcttctatatccttactgatttgtGCACTTGACATATCAAATATTGAGAAAGGTGTATTAAAATCACCCATTAACATGGGTGATTTTACCCTTTTaattcttatattattttttgtagtatttacttaaaatttatgATACTAGATGTAATCAAGCTTAGAATTTTATCAATGTTATCAGCCTGCTGAATTGATTAAtctctttttttggtaaaattttagttttattacaACTTTACTATACCAGCAATCCTTCACTTATAtttgtttgatatattttttGAACTATTTTACTTTCAACTATGCTATAGCCTTATGTTTTAAGTGTGTCTCTTTTAAACAGAAGACAgctgaattttgtttatttgtttgttttatgccAATCTGTGTCTTCTAACTGGAGAATTTGGTCCAATTATATTTATTGcaattaatatattttgatttatttctagcattttatgTTATACTTCCTATATGTTCTTctctaatactttttatttttctgtcctcCTTTAGATTGacttatgtttaattttgttttttctttctgcaaaacTTGACCTTATGcactctatttttatcttttttgtggtTGTATTAGTACTTTTTACATACATAATTAACCTAATAAAGTCTAAAGTATATAATTAATCAATATCATTATCCTTCTTTCCAACAACATAAGTAaggacttcattttatttatttagccagggtctcactatgttgctcaggctggtctcaaacttgggctcaagtgattttcctgcctcagcctcctgagtagctgggactacaggtgcacaccaccaggcctgattGAGTAAAGACTTCAGAGTGCTTTAATTCTAATTAAACTCTCCCAGCTTACACACCCCGTTGTCTGGTTTTTTAGTTGATCTTTTTTATcaccattcttttatttttgttaatgtttgcTTAGATTTATTTATGTTGTTACTATATTCTTTGCTTATCATTCTTTCTCACATATCAGATCTTCCATAAACTATTATTTTGCTTCCTAAATTCATTCTCAAGAAGTTCCTTTGGTTACAGTCAGTGGTGggaagtttttcaatttttattttgaacagtCTAGCTTGGACTACTTTACCATAGATCTTTAACTTGGAAATACTCAGGCTACACAATTAGTATAAATTCTATTCCTACATCCATTTGAAGTCTGGCCAAATCATGAATTCTTACAGAAAGTTTTTGTTGTAAGTTTACCAGCCTGAGTCAGGACTGAAAAAAGCAAGTATATCTATGTTTCTTGTGGAAGAGTAGGGGTGAGGAGTCGGAGTTGGGGCTGAGTTTCATTTTTTGTTAGCCCACATTTTCACTTTGCCCTGGACTACACTTTGTATGAAGTCCCTTGGCACTTGCAAGTCCTGTTAAAGTGAAAGCTCTAGGTCGCTTAAGTCCAGTGAGGCCTCTTGAAATGGATAGATACCACCAGGACAGCTACTGTTTTCAGCACTCACATatccttcttgatttttttgtcGGTATTACAAGAAAGACATcttgatccagaccccaaaagagggttcttggacctcttgcaagaaagaattcagaatgaatccataaagtgaaatcaagtttattaggaaagtaaaggaataaagaatggctactctataGGCACAGCAGCAGCATAGGCGGCTTGACTGAGTAAACTTACagttatttcttcattatatgccaaacaaggggtagattattcatgagttttcagGGAAAGGGGCAGAgatttcctggaactgagggtccCTCCCCTTTTTAAACTATATAGGTTAACTTCTGGATGTTGCTatagcatttgtaaactgtcatagcACTGGTGgtagtgtcttttagcatgctaatacattaaaatttacatataatgagcagtgaggaccacCAGCGGTCACTttcatggccatcttggttttggtaggttttggctggcttctttacagTATCCTGTTTCATCAGCACAGTCTTTCTGACCTATACCTTGTGCCAACCGACCTCCTACATCATCGTATGACTAAGAAGGTCTCACCTCCTGGGAAttcagcccagcaggtctcagccttattttacccggcccctattcaagatggagttgctctggtccAAATGCCTCTGACAGCTCTCTTTGTTTTTGGCTTCTAAGATTTTCTTTTACTTGCCTGCTGGCTCAATGGTGCATATAAAAATGCACTATAGCATTTTTAaaggacttaaaaaaattcatcaagcATTTGTGTCACACACAGTGGTTTTTAAGGATCCATTCTGCAAACTGCTAGAACCAATGCATTCCATTCTTAATAACTTATGTATGGCCACCAGGAGGGCTACTTTCTCCTCCATTCCTATAAGTGGCCAAACTGAGTGATCTTGGACCACCTCAGTAAGCCTCAGTTGTCTAAATTTACTTACTGTAAATAGTTGGGGACTCTTTAAGAtcccttaaaaaaattatctcaaactTGCACAAACTTCTGGGAGGAGATTTAGCattcttgatttaaaaacaaacaaacaaacaacaacaacaaaaaccctaagTTTCTAATCAACTTTAATGAAATCAAGATATTGTAAGGGAGATGTGGGTAGTCcaagctacttaagaggctgaggctgaaggattgcttgagcccagagttagagaccagcctgggcaacacagtcagaccctcatctaaacaaaaaaaaacgaacaacagcaacaacaacaaaaaacagaaagaaaagagaaaaagaaaaaaatatttgttctgGGAAACCAGTTACCAATCCATACTGTCGACTATCAGCTGAAAGTCAGAGTCTAAAATTAACTCTaagtaggcattttttttttcttttgtcatacattttaagtaaatccttttttttcctttaaaagagtCCTCACCGCCAGGCATGATTgctaacacctgtaattccagcactttgggagaccgaggtgtgtagatcacttgaggccaggagtttgagaccagcctggccaatatggagaaaccccgaaagtaaaagtacacacacacacacacacacacacacacacacacgcaagcaaaattagctcggtgtggtggtgcgtgcctgtatttccagttgctcaggaggctgaggcaggagaatcgcttgaacccaggaggcagagatcacaccactgcactccagcctgggcgacagcacgagactctgtaggaaaaaaaaattccagttgaGATGCTTTCCAGGGCGCTAGTCAAGCCCCGCATGCTTATTTGTGGGAGTGAAAACACCAATATTTCGggattgttgtgaggactaaatagTGTCTGTAAGATGCACAGAGAAAGCGTAAATAGACGTCAATAGCACTTGTTAGGTCTACACACTCCATTTTTCCTCTATATTAATCGAATTATTTAAAGATTGGTTAGCTTTTTGGGGAAATGTCTCTCCATTGTATTCCACTTATTAGGATGAACTACCTTTTCTCCTTGCTTTTCAGCTTTCTCTGCtatgaaaaagatggaaaatttttTAGCACAAGGGGACTCTTCTCAAGCAGCAAATcattttgatattaaaaacagATAATTGCAAACCCAGTTTTATTTCAGTATGAATTCCGCAGTGgagtgtgaatatgtgtgtgtatgtgtgtgtgtgtgtgtgtgtgtgtgtgtgtgtaattaccTGTGATTCAAAAGAGGAAAGGGATCAGTATTAAAGGTACTTGTACactggaagcaaaaaaaaaaggaagtttagtTCCTCTGAGCTCCTTGGCAATTATAGCTGCTAAAGGTAGCTTTTACAAAGAAACTGCCTTTGTGCCTAAagtatttatttccttgtttgtaTTTACCCCTTTGAGGAGGAATCGCTGTGTCTTGAGTGAAAGGGGTACGCTGCTTGCTTGCATTAAACTGTGAGGGTCCAGGCGCATTACGGCTGATTTCAGTAGGTAGAGCAGACAcactttagtttatttttctctttctcactccccACCCTCAACCTCCGATGTACACACGTTTTAAGATTCCCTGAAGTCAGGAGGTGGGAGCGGAGAGTTTCAGTTCAGATCTTGACATGAGAGTACTTCGaccaaggaaaagaaagggaagaaagagggaagcGGGGTGGAGAAAGCAggagcaaggaaggaaagaaggaaacggGGAGGgagagtaagaaaaaagaaaacgaaggagggagggagagaggacatttaaatgaagaaggaaggaagcttGGATTCAGGGAGGAAAGGGAGCGGGAAAGAGAGCGAAAGAAGAGCGTGAGAAGAGGCAAGCATTATAGTCTCCGGTCCACAGGGGAGAGATGGAGCCCCCTCAGGACTAGAGAATCCCGAAGAGCCCGTGTATTGTTTTCTTGAAAGCCCCGAAGCTAAGCAATTCTAAAAATGTTTAGCAAAGCCCTTTTGGGAATGGTgagatggggggtggggaggatgggaCATTTTCATTGCCACCGCCCGCCCCCCGTCTCCCCGGCCCCCTCACATGAAGTGACTGGATTTGGGAGACCTAGCGGAAACCTTCAGGTCACCCAGGGAACTGCTCCTCTCTCTGGTCCTGCAGCGGCGAGgcggggtagggggtggggggggtgggccGTGAGAGCGCCGAGACGCGCGGGGCGCGGAGATGTGCAAGTGGCGAAGCTTGACCGAGAGCAGGCTGGAGCAGCCGCCCAACTCCTGGCGCGGGATCTGCTGAGGGGTCACGGTGAGTCTCTGTGGGTGCGGGTCGGAGGGATGCCCAGGTGCCTCGTCGCCCCACGGCCCGGGCGGAGGCGGGTCCGGAACCTCCCCCAAGTCCGGCCTCAGCCTGGAGCCCGCGCGCCTTGGGCGGATGCACGGACTGAGAGGCGCTTGGCTGGGCTCTCAGCCCGCCACTGCCACCCGGCCCCGTGCGCTCATTGGTCGGGATGTGTCGGCTCAGCAGCCTCCAACTTCTCCCGAATCCCACTGGTGAGTCCCAGGAGAGCGAGCTGAGGGAGAAAGGTCCAAAGGGCGCGAGCGCCCAGGGCGCTGGGAGCCCGTGGGACGGGCACGGGGAGGGCAGAGCCAGCCGAGGGGAGCGGCTGCCGGGAGGTGCGCTGAGCAGGGTCCGCAGCTAAGGTCCAGCGCGATCCGAGCGCCCAGGACCCTGCGGCCGTGGAGGAGGCGTGCCCTGGGAAGGAGCCGCTACTGGGACCTGaagagtgaggggagggagaggggcccAGAGGGTGACCTGGAGGAGGGCTCTGGAAGTCACGTCAGGTTGGCTCTTCAGGTTCATTTCCATAGTTCCCTGCGGCCTCTGCCTTGGGGAGTTATGTTTTGTTACCGAGATCCGCGCTACCAGATTGCACCGGGGCTGATTTGGGGGCTGGGAATTTGCCATTCTGCTGTAcagacactgatttttttttcttctttttaaaaagcaaggtttgttttcattttggtttctgtcggattttctcatttgtaactcacttttctatttttacttttcttaaccGGAAGATCTTTTCATTATCCCACCTCTTCATCTTGCTTTTAACCTGATTTCCTATTATATAATTAATGCTTAAATCTCACAAGGGTTGGTCGGTGCGGGGCTGGTGTGTCCTTTTGTAGATGAAAGTTTAAGACCTCTTAACTGGTTTCAGTCTATTTGTCTGGTTTCAAAATAAGGGTAATTGCAACCAAATATCCCTCTTTAGCTTCTCGATCAAGTCGATTCCTCCCCCATATATGATTCAAATGGCAATTTTATTAAACTGAAAACTAGTACCTGACTTGCAGCGTCAGCATTTGGAAAGTGCTTGTCGGCAAATCGACTGTATGAAGGCGTGTAGCTTCATCCCCTGCCATTTTTGTGGGTTCtagcactttaaaaaattgtctggTAATTTCTTGGACTTAACCCTGTGTCTTTGGTTGTAGAGCAGCACTAACCAGGGGAGTAATATGGTTGGCACTTCGTGTCCAGAACTCCGTATTTCAGGCTGGGAAACACCTAATTAATGTCTGGGAAACAAGAAGATGATTTATCCTGAGTACCTCTGTCCTCAGCTTCTGCAGACACAGTTTAAATATGGAAACTGTTTCTCCttcttcctgtgcctcagtttccatagaACAAACTGTAATTGCATAGCACAGCTTCAGGAACCTGCAGATATAAGTTAATGTTATAATGTGCAGTGAAGATGAAAACTGCTTAGCTAAGTCTAAGTCTGTAAGTCAATGAGATTTCCTTTTTAACAAATCAGTTATCCAGGTTTCCTGCTTTGACTGTCTGATATAGTAATGCTTATGCTCAACTGGTATAAGAATTGCTGCTTTACATTGCTTTGAAATTAAGCTTACACTTAAAATAGTAATTTATTCTGTTGGTAATATTGTCGAGCTGAAGTTTGCAGGTTCTTGTTATCTTAGACCTCCTAATTCTCTATTCTCGTCTGTGGCAGTGTCCACTTTTCcgtttaaactttttatttaacacATCTTCAGttgaagtgaaatattttaagaatacagGTATGTTTTTGCGTACCCTGCTTTATATGGGACTATAAGCCTCaacttggtattttttttttttttgtattcttttgtttaCTTGTCCCCCTTACTCTTCTCTATGGGATTGGGTGTGGTTAAGTTGGATATTCAGGTATTTGGGGTTTAGTCATATGTTCCACAGTGAGATTCCAGATACTGTCCCCTGatgtcttaaagaaaaattgtGAACCTTCCAGAATTAACTGGAAATGAACGACAAAGTTAATTAGGAGATTAAACTTGCATCATTTCTGCTTTTGCTCAATGCTTTTGAAAAAAGGCTACTAAGAGCAAAAGACTTCCTTTAAGAATTTACAGGGCATTTACAAGAGGGGGAGATGGAGGAAGACTTTGCAGGTGATTCAAAGATTATATTGTTTTGATGCAGCTTCTGTcactgtcttcatttctctgtaaCTGTTTCTGCAAACTTGGGTGCTGACCCATTAAGAGCCCAGCTGCTTCAGTACCCAGTCTCAAGGGTAAGGAGGAGAAGCCAAGGGAAAGTAACTTACAGGGAGAAAGAAATGCTTATCCACTAGCTTTACTACACCACAAGGCATGGAGTTTCCACAGAGCACCTGTAATTTAACCCTGAGGCTGCCCTGGTTCACCCCTTCGCTTTACTTTACAGGGACACTGACTGTCATTTCTAAGgaagaactaagaaaaaaaaaagtccttttatACCAGTAAAACATTTCTCTACATTGTCTTCTGACATATGCGGGGGGAACAATATTCAGGAAAGGGAAATACTTTAGCAAATGTGCTTAACATTCAGGTGTTCTTTAGGACAGTCATGAAACATGGGGAGACTGGGAGAATTATTATTGTTTACCTCTCTGTAAAGTGTCCAGAGTATTATTAAATTTGTTCCCCTCTTTCCTTTGCCCAACCAATACACTATTAAAATAGGACTACAATCAATGCAATTCCATATCATAACCCCAGGGGTGGTGAGACTAAGCCAGCATGCCTTACATAACCATTAAGTAAGACATTTTAACATTCAGGTACATTACATTCCACTTTTATTTAGCAGACACGGTTTTCAttgtgtaataaaatatttttatttgatagtcTGTCCTTGCTTATAGCCTCATGTAATCAAGGGGACAGCATGTTTAAGACTTTGTATCCAGAACTTTAAGGTCTAGCTGTGGTTCGCTTATTAATAATTCACTGGGAAGgttaatttctagttttctgcTGGGTCTCCCAGACCATACTTCAAATGTAGAAtatgtttcttctttctcctatgcctcagtttccacaaaaCACACCCTTAGAGAATTGTGTGTGTTCAACAAAGATCTTTAACTATAAGAGCATTTCTGAGCCGCCACTTCATCCTGGGACCAAATTCTAAGAGCAATTTGTATTGAGCTATAAACAGCTAATCTGCTAGTTTAAGATGTTCTTTTATACAGTCATGCAGAAAAATGGAAATTGTGTGTTCTAATCCTTGGAGACTGGCTGATAAAGTGTCACTAGGCCCCTGATGAAATTTAATATTTAGGCTTATATCCCCTTAATTTTCCCCCTAAATTTCTACAGTACGCTTTTACTGCATGATGATACAGCTTTATTTTGAACAGTGACCAAATGTGTTCTTTACAAAGAATATTGACGAGTTGTGTAGTCTTGAACACGTTGCCTGacttctctgtgccccagtttcctAATTCTTTATTCTATTCTGTGGCAGTGTCCACTTTTTGGTTTAAAGTTTTTAACACATCTCCAGTTGAGGTGAAAGATTTTAGGAATACAGGTATGTTTTTGCATACCCTGCTTTATACAGGACTACAAGTATCAACTTGGTAACTTTTTGTACTATTTTGTTTACTTATCCCCCTTACTCCCCTCTTAAATGGGATTGGGCGTGGTTAGGTTGGATATTCAGGTATCTTTTGGTACAGTGAGTGACCATTTTCAGAATGTTGTCTAACCAGTTAATAGATACTGGTATCAGTAGTAGTAGTAATTTTGAACTGTAAAAATAAAGGTTGTTTTTATGACTAAAATAAACTACTTCATGTGTTCATTCGTTTTGCTGTTTAtctatattaatatttcaaattattgCTTAGTCAAAACCTCAAGGTATTAGTCACTGGTTTTTGAGCTTATAAAGGAAGCCACtggagcaagatataaaattaaccattgaTGTTAGTCCAGAGTTCAAAAGGGTGAGTTTAAAACTTTCTTAATGATGGTACAGCAATTATTTGCTTATAAACTGCTGAATTAATCCTACTTGAGTATTTAACCAAGTCTTACTGTCTAATTTTGCTGAGATTTTCAGTGATataccaaagcaaaacaaaacaaaacaacagcaacaaaaaacaaaaggttgTGACTGAGACCTGTCAAATTCATTTGGCTCTATATACTTTGCATTCAGCAACAAAATTTTgacttctcaacagcaaaaatgtatttctattttaaaataactgagcCTTTTACTTTTATCCAGCCACATTAAGCAtttggacattttcttttttatttatttgtttttcattattagtattttcattttttgcagaTTTTAGGTGATGGGCAAGTCAGAAAGTCAGATGGATATAACTGATATCAACACTCCAAAGCCAAAGAAGAAACAGCGATGGACTCCACTGGAGATCAGCCTCTCGGTCCTTGTCCTGCTCCTCACCATCATAGCTGTGACAATGATCGCACTCTATGCAACCTACGATGGTGAGTTACTCCCACACCTGTGCATCCATAAGtgcaaaagagaaggaaatcttCCTCCATGCTTTTACCATCTATCCAACGAATGTGTTAAGGATAGAGGCACTTAAAGACTGACAAAGagattcatttataaaatgtaacatCAATATGTCAAAATAATTAACTTTGAAGTACGGTGCCTTTTATGTTTGAGCTAAGTTATTAATTGCAAGTATATTTAGTGCGCTCACGCTTACTTATGAGGAATCTAAAGTATGgtt is drawn from Homo sapiens chromosome 3, GRCh38.p14 Primary Assembly and contains these coding sequences:
- the MME gene encoding neprilysin isoform b (isoform b is encoded by transcript variant 5); this translates as MGKSESQMDITDINTPKPKKKQRWTPLEISLSVLVLLLTIIAVTMIALYATYDDGICKSSDCIKSGMVARAYNPRGRRIA